In Streptomyces sp. SLBN-118, the following are encoded in one genomic region:
- a CDS encoding AAA family ATPase, producing MSSLYELLTERLSEARANRASVLKAPADGAGEAYEREIAADRLTKEIGRLEGAEKGLVFGRIDWTDGTALRIGRIGLHTEEDELPLLVDWRANAARPFYEATPVHPMDLRRRRHLRLEERTVVSVSDELLDGTAPTDEDVVGDGPLTEALSARRTGRMHAAVATLQAEQDEIVRSAHRGVTVVQGGPGTGKTVVALHRAAYVLYAFPPAAEEGVLVVGPNARFLDYISQVLPSLGENDVDLATCQELAGVSPDAVDPFDTARLKGGLDLADALAGLLRDHQAPAGDFTVRVGQELVHLSEKEVATARAAALAAASGHNPARQAFKELLVDAVTDAMQRDMGDLLEQIDADAEQMTGLNLDRFTGIAQRRAEGAADPGPVHELDLDAIGADLLDDAGVDRAVEALLPRLVPGDLVKALLTDADALAERLPTLTPQERSLLLRSPEAPWTDADVPLLDEAASLVDGPPERTYGHVVVDEAQELTAMQWRMIVRRCPARAMTLVGDFAQSGPATTARDWKEALSPHVGNRFRLHDLTVSYRTTQEILESVRDLLARIAPDQRPTRSLRSGESPRTVTTHGDGLVTAVMEELRAQSTAQPDELLGVICADTRVSQLTAHGIADHARIVPASEARGLEFDGVVVLNPEEIITARPGGERDLYVALTRATKRLCTITTQPA from the coding sequence GTGTCCTCATTGTATGAGCTGCTCACCGAGCGGCTTTCCGAGGCACGAGCGAACCGGGCGAGTGTACTGAAGGCCCCGGCGGACGGCGCCGGCGAGGCGTACGAGAGAGAGATCGCCGCCGACCGTCTGACCAAAGAGATCGGCCGGCTGGAAGGCGCCGAGAAGGGGCTGGTCTTCGGGCGCATCGACTGGACGGACGGCACGGCCCTGCGCATCGGGCGGATCGGACTGCACACGGAGGAGGACGAACTGCCGCTGCTCGTGGACTGGCGCGCGAACGCGGCGCGGCCCTTCTACGAGGCGACACCGGTCCACCCGATGGATCTGCGGCGGCGCCGGCACCTGCGCCTCGAGGAGCGCACGGTCGTCTCGGTGAGCGACGAACTGCTCGACGGGACCGCCCCGACCGACGAAGACGTCGTGGGGGACGGCCCGTTGACCGAGGCTCTGTCGGCACGGCGTACGGGCAGGATGCACGCGGCCGTCGCGACGCTGCAGGCCGAGCAGGACGAGATCGTCCGCTCCGCCCACCGCGGGGTGACCGTGGTGCAGGGCGGGCCCGGCACCGGCAAGACGGTGGTCGCCCTGCACCGGGCGGCCTACGTCCTGTACGCGTTCCCGCCTGCCGCGGAGGAAGGCGTCCTTGTGGTGGGCCCCAACGCCCGTTTCCTCGACTACATCTCCCAGGTCCTTCCCTCACTCGGGGAGAACGACGTCGATCTGGCGACCTGTCAGGAACTGGCCGGAGTGTCCCCGGACGCGGTGGACCCGTTCGACACGGCGCGCCTCAAGGGCGGCCTGGACCTCGCCGACGCCCTGGCCGGCCTGCTGCGAGACCACCAGGCCCCCGCCGGTGACTTCACCGTCCGGGTCGGGCAGGAACTGGTCCACCTGTCCGAGAAGGAGGTCGCCACTGCACGCGCCGCCGCCCTGGCGGCCGCATCCGGCCACAACCCCGCGCGCCAGGCGTTCAAGGAACTCCTGGTCGACGCCGTCACCGACGCGATGCAACGGGACATGGGCGACCTCCTGGAGCAGATCGACGCCGATGCCGAGCAGATGACGGGCCTGAACCTCGACCGGTTCACGGGGATCGCCCAGCGCCGTGCCGAGGGCGCCGCCGACCCGGGTCCGGTCCACGAGCTGGACCTGGACGCCATCGGGGCCGATCTCCTCGACGACGCCGGTGTCGACCGGGCGGTCGAGGCGCTCTTGCCGAGGCTGGTACCCGGCGACCTCGTGAAGGCACTGCTGACGGATGCCGACGCCCTGGCCGAGCGCCTGCCGACCCTGACCCCGCAGGAGCGGTCCCTTCTCCTGCGTTCCCCGGAGGCCCCGTGGACCGATGCGGACGTGCCGTTGCTGGACGAGGCAGCGAGCCTGGTCGACGGCCCGCCCGAGCGGACGTACGGGCACGTCGTCGTCGACGAGGCGCAGGAACTGACCGCTATGCAGTGGCGGATGATCGTCCGCCGCTGCCCAGCGAGGGCGATGACGCTGGTGGGTGACTTCGCCCAGTCGGGCCCCGCCACGACGGCACGCGACTGGAAGGAAGCCCTGAGCCCGCATGTCGGGAACCGTTTCAGACTGCACGACCTGACGGTCAGTTACCGCACCACGCAGGAGATCCTGGAGAGCGTCCGGGACCTGCTCGCGCGGATCGCTCCGGACCAGCGGCCCACACGGTCACTGCGCAGCGGTGAGAGCCCGCGCACCGTGACCACACATGGGGACGGGTTGGTCACCGCCGTCATGGAGGAACTGCGCGCCCAGAGCACCGCGCAGCCGGACGAACTCCTGGGAGTGATCTGCGCGGACACCCGGGTGAGCCAGTTGACGGCTCACGGCATCGCCGACCACGCACGCATCGTGCCCGCGTCCGAAGCACGTGGCCTCGAGTTCGACGGGGTCGTCGTCCTGAACCCCGAGGAGATCATCACGGCCCGCCCCGGCGGGGAGAGGGACCTGTACGTGGCCCTGACCCGGGCCACCAAGCGCCTGTGCACCATCACCACCCAGCCCGCATGA
- a CDS encoding dienelactone hydrolase family protein, with protein MTTITTRTVEYPADGLTMIGHLALPAGVDRRPAVLLGPEGMGLSDVERRRADALAELGYAALAFDLHGGRYLGDPEEMLARCLPLLADPDRMRGIGHAALDVLRTEPRTDPDRIAAVGYGTGGAVGLELGRGGVSLRAIGTVNALTTGRPGEAARIRCPVWAGVGSEDPIMPPAQRNAFTAEMQAAGVDWRLTVYGGALHAFHHPPVGHPVVPGVGYHPRHAQRAWRDVVDLLAECLPVTENLGV; from the coding sequence ATGACAACAATTACGACGCGTACGGTCGAGTATCCGGCCGACGGTTTGACGATGATCGGGCACCTCGCGCTCCCGGCCGGTGTCGACCGTCGGCCCGCGGTGCTGCTCGGACCAGAGGGCATGGGGCTCAGCGACGTCGAGCGCCGCAGGGCCGATGCTCTCGCCGAGCTGGGATATGCAGCGCTGGCCTTCGACCTTCACGGCGGGCGCTATTTAGGTGACCCCGAGGAGATGCTGGCCCGTTGCCTGCCGCTGCTCGCTGATCCCGACCGGATGAGAGGCATCGGCCATGCGGCGCTCGACGTGTTGCGCACCGAACCGCGGACCGACCCCGACCGGATAGCCGCCGTCGGCTACGGCACCGGGGGCGCCGTCGGGCTGGAACTCGGGCGCGGCGGCGTCAGCCTGCGCGCGATCGGGACAGTCAACGCACTGACCACGGGTCGACCGGGCGAAGCGGCGCGCATTCGCTGCCCCGTGTGGGCCGGGGTCGGGTCAGAGGACCCGATCATGCCGCCCGCGCAACGGAACGCGTTCACCGCTGAGATGCAGGCGGCGGGCGTCGACTGGCGCCTCACGGTCTACGGCGGCGCCTTGCACGCCTTCCACCACCCGCCGGTCGGTCACCCCGTGGTCCCCGGAGTCGGCTACCACCCTCGGCACGCGCAGCGAGCCTGGCGCGACGTCGTCGATCTGCTCGCCGAGTGCCTTCCCGTGACAGAGAACCTGGGGGTATGA
- a CDS encoding GAF domain-containing protein, whose protein sequence is MSDAWVALESGADPAERIGVLRRAYDAYVTAGRVERPVRSVVADSWRRSARARVSPDGTAGVELDADALTAYRENHPLARVMPLVRELTGAYAQDGEHLVAVCDAHGRLLWVDGPPATRSKADLMNFVPGARWAEAAAGTNAPGTAITVDRPVQVFAAEHFRRPVQAWTCAAAPIHDPGTGRVLGAVDITGGDLLAHPHSLAFVGAVARAAESQLALLAPAPAAECVQLSALGRDEALLAAGGRKLRLSRRHSEILVLLAHRPEGIGGEELLVELYEDDSVTPVTLRAELSRLRGLLGPELLRSRPYRLAVRVDADFAAVARRLASGAVTGALSAYAGPLLPASQAPAVARLRRRLEDQLRAALVARADPGLLADWAYSPWGEDDLVVWRALAEALPLPQRPSALARVRELDAWQGS, encoded by the coding sequence TTGAGCGACGCATGGGTGGCCCTTGAGTCCGGCGCGGATCCGGCGGAGCGGATCGGCGTGCTGCGGCGGGCGTACGACGCGTATGTGACGGCGGGGCGGGTCGAGCGCCCGGTGCGCTCCGTGGTGGCCGACTCCTGGCGTCGCTCGGCGCGCGCCCGCGTCAGCCCGGACGGCACGGCGGGCGTCGAACTCGATGCCGACGCACTGACCGCGTACCGCGAAAACCATCCGCTGGCCCGGGTCATGCCCCTGGTCAGGGAGCTGACGGGCGCCTATGCGCAGGACGGCGAGCATCTGGTCGCCGTCTGCGACGCACACGGACGGCTGCTGTGGGTCGACGGGCCGCCCGCTACCCGCAGCAAGGCGGACCTGATGAACTTCGTGCCGGGTGCGCGCTGGGCCGAGGCGGCCGCCGGGACGAACGCTCCCGGCACGGCGATCACCGTCGACCGGCCCGTGCAGGTCTTCGCCGCCGAGCACTTCCGGCGGCCGGTCCAGGCCTGGACGTGCGCGGCGGCCCCGATCCACGATCCGGGCACCGGACGGGTGCTCGGCGCCGTGGACATCACCGGCGGGGACCTGCTGGCGCATCCGCACAGCCTCGCCTTCGTGGGCGCCGTGGCGCGGGCCGCCGAGTCACAGCTCGCGCTGCTCGCCCCGGCGCCGGCCGCCGAGTGCGTGCAGCTCTCCGCCCTCGGACGGGACGAGGCACTGCTCGCGGCCGGAGGGCGCAAGCTGCGCCTGAGTCGCCGGCACAGCGAGATCCTGGTGCTGCTGGCCCATCGCCCCGAGGGCATCGGCGGCGAGGAGCTGCTGGTGGAGCTGTACGAGGACGATTCGGTCACCCCCGTCACGCTCCGGGCCGAGCTGTCCCGGCTGCGGGGTCTGCTCGGCCCCGAACTGCTGCGCTCCCGCCCCTACCGGCTCGCGGTCCGCGTCGACGCCGACTTCGCCGCGGTGGCGCGGCGTCTCGCGTCGGGCGCGGTGACCGGGGCGCTGAGCGCGTACGCGGGTCCGCTGCTGCCCGCCTCGCAGGCGCCCGCGGTGGCGCGGCTGCGCCGGCGTCTGGAGGACCAGCTGCGGGCGGCGCTCGTCGCACGCGCCGATCCGGGGCTGCTGGCGGACTGGGCCTACAGCCCCTGGGGTGAGGACGATCTTGTGGTGTGGCGGGCTCTCGCCGAAGCGCTCCCCTTGCCGCAGCGCCCCTCCGCGCTCGCGCGCGTGCGTGAGCTGGACGCGTGGCAGGGGTCGTGA
- a CDS encoding aldehyde dehydrogenase family protein: MPDLFIGGQWSAAVDGQVREIRCPADGTLVATVDEAGSKDAAAAIAAARDAFDRGPWPATPAAERGRLLLRVADLLERDKDALARAESLDTGKRLVESEYDMDDIAGCFRYFGSLTGSGGRDRVVDTGNPDADSRVVHEPVGVCALITPWNYPLLQTAWKVAPALGAGNTFVLKPSELTPHTAVILMRLLSEAGLPDGVANLVLSVVRDESFGPVLTVETFRDDEEAVALANDTVYGLAGAVWSQDVGRAHKVASRIRAGTVWINDFHPYVPQAEWGGMKQSGFGRELGPAGLAEYQEAKHIWRNLAPRPQRWFA; encoded by the coding sequence ATGCCGGACCTGTTCATCGGTGGTCAGTGGAGCGCCGCGGTCGACGGGCAGGTACGTGAGATCCGCTGCCCTGCGGACGGCACCCTGGTCGCGACCGTGGACGAGGCCGGATCGAAGGATGCCGCGGCGGCGATCGCCGCGGCCCGTGACGCCTTCGACCGCGGCCCCTGGCCCGCCACCCCGGCCGCCGAGCGCGGCAGGCTGCTGCTGCGCGTCGCCGACCTGCTGGAACGCGACAAGGACGCACTCGCCCGCGCCGAGTCCCTGGACACCGGGAAGCGGCTGGTGGAGAGCGAGTACGACATGGACGACATCGCGGGCTGCTTCCGCTACTTCGGCAGCCTGACCGGCTCCGGCGGCAGAGACCGGGTCGTCGACACGGGCAATCCCGACGCGGACAGCAGGGTGGTGCACGAGCCGGTCGGTGTGTGCGCGCTGATCACTCCGTGGAACTATCCGCTGCTGCAGACCGCGTGGAAGGTCGCCCCGGCGCTCGGCGCGGGCAACACCTTCGTACTCAAGCCCAGCGAGCTGACCCCGCACACCGCCGTCATCCTGATGCGTCTGCTGTCCGAGGCCGGGCTGCCGGACGGGGTGGCCAATCTGGTGCTGTCGGTGGTGCGTGACGAGTCGTTCGGCCCGGTGCTCACCGTCGAGACGTTCCGCGACGACGAGGAGGCGGTCGCGCTCGCCAACGACACCGTCTACGGGCTGGCCGGGGCGGTCTGGTCGCAGGACGTCGGCCGGGCGCACAAGGTGGCGTCCCGGATCCGCGCCGGAACCGTATGGATCAACGACTTCCATCCCTACGTCCCACAGGCCGAGTGGGGCGGTATGAAACAGTCCGGCTTCGGCCGTGAACTGGGCCCCGCGGGACTCGCGGAATACCAGGAGGCCAAGCACATCTGGCGCAATCTCGCACCGCGCCCCCAGAGGTGGTTCGCGTGA